A section of the Kribbella sp. HUAS MG21 genome encodes:
- a CDS encoding SigE family RNA polymerase sigma factor, with the protein MSDRDAAFEAYFAARSDAMRATAYLLCGDWHRAEDLVQQTFTKLYLAWRRIKRHDALDNYTRQTLVRTFLSDRRRGWFRYESVGSEQTERATAPAGLADDRLMLLDALAKVPPRQRAVLVLRYWEDVSVEQTAALLECSAGNVKSQASRGLATLRGLLEEERVR; encoded by the coding sequence ATGAGTGATCGGGACGCCGCGTTCGAGGCGTACTTCGCGGCGCGGTCCGATGCCATGCGCGCCACGGCGTACCTGCTGTGCGGCGACTGGCACCGCGCGGAGGACCTGGTCCAGCAGACGTTCACGAAGCTCTACCTGGCGTGGCGCCGGATCAAGCGGCACGACGCACTGGACAACTACACCAGGCAGACCCTCGTCCGGACGTTCCTGTCCGATCGGCGCCGGGGGTGGTTCCGGTACGAGTCGGTCGGCTCCGAGCAGACCGAACGGGCCACGGCGCCGGCCGGCCTGGCCGACGACCGGCTCATGTTGCTGGACGCGCTCGCGAAGGTGCCGCCGCGGCAACGCGCCGTCCTCGTCCTCCGGTACTGGGAAGACGTGTCCGTCGAGCAGACCGCCGCGCTGCTCGAATGCTCCGCCGGCAATGTCAAGAGCCAGGCCTCCCGCGGGCTCGCGACGCTGCGCGGTCTGCTCGAAGAGGAGAGAGTTCGATGA